Sequence from the Cucurbita pepo subsp. pepo cultivar mu-cu-16 unplaced genomic scaffold, ASM280686v2 Cp4.1_scaffold000270, whole genome shotgun sequence genome:
TATAGTTTCTTCtatgaagaaatatttatatatttaaatcgCTTATTATGGAAGACTAATTGAATAACTTTGTAGGGGACAGAAAACTAGACAGGAAACTAAGTGAATAGACAAAGTAGTGTCAATCTAAACGCGTGACAGAAGATTACCTCACCCCCTCAATGAAAAAGGCCACAATAATcatcttaaataaaaacttaaaaaaaaaaaaaaaaaaaaaaaaaaaaaaaaaaaaaaaaaaaataNAGGCTGTTCACAGCCAGCCTCAAGAAATGAGGACTGCAAAGCTGCCTTGCAAGTTCCATGCAGGTTACACCTGAGTTCATTAGGGattcaattatataaacaaGCACAGCACTAATGAAAACCTGAAGAAATGAGATTAAAAAGACTGAAGGGTTAATGAATCCATAAGATTGGATGACAATTCATGTAGAaggaaaacaaataattttagaaagaaaaatctaaaagaCTGGAAGTGCAGAACATAGCAACACAATCGCCGCATAGAACATATGAAAAGCATTTCGAAAGAAATAGCTTGCATTTTAAAGTCCTCTTGACAAGAAGATACCATGACAGAGGAGGAGACAGCCATCATCATGTCCCGAGGAACAAGCTTGAGCAAAATACTTCTCAGCCGCCATAAAATCCTGGCTCCAAAAAGCTATCAAACCATCCACCAGACCAGACACGGGCATTACCACGTGTTGCAGATCCTTGCTCTCTACTGATCCTTTCTTGAAACTAAGTTCTAAGCTATTGGATTCAACATGAAGCTCATATCGAGATGCAATGAATTTAAGACATACCCATCCAAGATAGTTATCTGTCTTTAAATCCAAACATTTTATGAATTCATTACGGAGGTTGTTAGAATCATTTTCTGCAGCATAGGCTCGGCACAGTAACAAATGTgcataaaaaagataattgtCTGGAAGTGAAATAGAGGAAGCAGCTTTGGCATAGTTGATGCATTTAATTTGGTCATTGCCTTGTAAACTGATCTCAGATGCACAAAGTAGCAGCTGAAACTTTTTATATTGATGAGATgtatctttattaaaatatggCTCATTGGAAAAGGCAACCAAGATTAGCCGCTCAATAGTTGCACGTAGATGACAGGGAAATCTTTCTTCACGTGCCTTCTGCAGAATGTTTAGTATAAGAAGATATCGAGCATCATAATTCCATGGGTCTTGACGTAAGCATCTGTAAACgaggtaaaataaaatatttatttctccAAGTTTGCATAAACGCTAGGTtctaataatacaaaaatatgaGAGCATTAATATCCATGTAATCAAAagctaatattaaaattattctcaAATGATCCATACcccttttatttgttttagaatATTCCATCACAAGTAAGGATAGAGTGTCAACCAACAGCCCTGTAGAGGAGCAGAGATGCCTTAACCTTTGAGCTAACTCAGGTTGGCAATCCACATGCCTATTAGAGACTTAATAAGAGCTCCATTCTCTTTCTTGTGATCATTACTATAAATATTCATGTCGGTTAGACTATTTGACTCACATGCCCAGTCAcccagaaaacaaaaaacagcaAAGATATTTGCAACAATTATATCAATGTTGACAATAAAAAGCCACCTAATATTGAAAGGAACCACAAGAATCCGACTTTAATCAAATGATGGCATTCCTTGACTTGATCATCATTTTTTAGAAACAAACATTGATGCTTTGACCTATTTATCTTAATTGAACCATGGTGCGTATGAACAATATCATCatcaatttttgaaaaaacaaaggttcAAGTCCATTAGAAGTAAAGCAACTTTACTTTTGAAGTTGTCGAATGGTCCCAATTCCATTCTGACACTGGTATGAACATGTTGGGAAAGAAAACCTCGGATGACTCGTGCCGATTGTATAGCAGGCCACAGCTCCAGCACCGTGAATTTCATATGCAGATTTCAGACCTTTGTTCTGTTGGTCAAAACCATACAACATGTTGCAGCACCTAGTAGCTGTGTGATTGTCATCTCTTTCTTCGTTGGATAGCAAAAGATAACCAAGCAGGTTCCTGTTTGAAACATGTCGTTTAGAGACAAATCCAGAGGGGCATTAACTAAACATAAACCTAAAGATAATCACGAAAACAAGCAAAGACGGAGGggcatttaataaatatgaaccTAACAAGAATCCGCTAAAACAAGCCAACAATGGGCAGACACAAGTCACTAATAACAGAAGAAGACATCATGCAAATAAAACACATTACCACACATTTCCAAAGTAGGATTTGAATAGCAAATAATCCAGCCAAGAAGAAAAGTCTATTTGCTGGACCTTCCAGCGGCAGTATCTAACAAGCTGAAACACATGTCTAATGAAATGCTTTTATACCAATCAAAAACTATGGTGAAATAATGTTTGGCGGTAAACAATCAAGTTGAAAGTTAATCTTATAGCATTATAAGTGGATACAAGGTTAGGGTTCATGGAAACACTCTCACCTTAATCCTCTCCTCTTTCCCCTTCGTTTTTTCAACTTTAGCCAATTCTCGATTTTTCAAGCTTAATCTGTTTCATTTCACTGAATTTTTCAATCAAGCACCATCTGTCTGAATTACTAGTTCCAAGGCCAGTTTCTCTGTTAATTTTTCTTCGTATGAAATTAAGCAGTTATTGTGCAGAAATAAGTACTTCAGCATTTGGTTCAAAGGAGAATGTCTTTAGGTAGAAGATGGAAAACAAGTTGGTATCCCCCTTCTTTTATCATCTTTGTTGCCTTGAAAACTCCATGGTTGAAATGTGaatttgcaattttttaaaacaagataGAGAGGTAAATGGAACCATTTGTGTACAGAAAAGGCAATCATCTTCAAAATGGATTATAGAATGTGCTGTGTGGCCAAACTCGGGGGGAATAAAGATAATCCAAGTTCCTGCTGGAAATCTTAAGAAAGGGAAGCTAACTTTTTGGGCCATGTTAAAAAACTTCGTGGAGAACTATGTGAGAATAGTCTCTCGTTTTCTAGTGGTCAGGAAAAGTTCAACTGCAGATATGTGATATTAATAGAGTGTCGTGTGTGGATGCTGTAAGAGGGATCTCAGAGTctaaatatacaattataGAGATTATAGCTCCAGATACCCTGAAAGGTAACTATGACTTGTGAATCTACAGATAATTTCGATCATATTGCGTAAGGAAAGAAACTGAAAAGGTAGAGTTATACTGGAAATCAATTATGCTGATCTCTAAATTGAACGCTAAAGATGATTGGAGGGAATCAACCAGACTTTAGAAATCATTTTGAAGCTACATTTTCTATTAATCCATCCATGGCAGACAAAAAGCTTTGGTTCAAATGAAAGATGGAAGGATTTTATGTGGCCTTGAACCAAATGGTAAACCTCTGTCCGTAGGTCATTctcatttgaaatttgagaaatgGTTGGATGAGAAGCATAGCAAACCGGAGTTTATCATTAGTTATGGAGGGTGAACTAATATTATAAACTTACCTTTGAAGTATATATAATTCCATTGATGTATGAAACTacaaaaaaatggagaaaatttcCAATCCAAAAGAGTTACCACAGACATCCCCAATtggacaaaagaaaagaaatgctATAAcagataataaaaataaaaaaataaaaaaaatcaattcacACCAAGATAAAGCAAGGAAAAGAACCCTTAAAAAAAGACAGGATAGGTTCAATTGTGAACATTGATCTTCATTATAAAATAGATCTACCTCATCAAACTACTGTTGGGGTATGCATGAAGAGCTTTTCGAAGATGCATCACTCCACTATGGAATCCCAGGCAGTTATCCGTTTGATGTTTGATCTGTCCAACCAAAAAGAATGGTATCTAAGTCACTGTGTTAACACAAATCAGAAAATGTAAGAGACACATGTTTCAACAGCGAGAATTAAAGCCAACCAGCTTAGAAAGTGCAATCAAAATGTGCATTTTAGTTATCTCTTCATGAGACTGGAGGCAGGAACGGCAGCTTAGAACAATGGAGTCAAGCCGATCACACCCATCAATGGCATGAATAGCAGCCACTACAAAGCTCACTTTTGAACTCCGGAAAAAATGGGTTGGCATCTTCATGATACTGTTGATTGCGGAATCCAATCCAGATATTGAATACAACAATCTGCATATGAAACCAACAGATGCAGCAGTACGTGTTTTTTCCATGGTAGAGATGCAAGAAGCAAGGGTTCTCACGGTGCTAAGGGCCTGGTCATTCTTTCCTAGTTTCCATAATGAGAATGCATACACCTGCAGACCTTCAATGTCGAGTATGCCTGGAACCACCAAAAACTTCAAATCTCTGACACAGTTTGTTAGAGATTTCTCACTTTTATAACGAAAAACTGAAAAGATTTAGCTTCCatgaaaagtttcatttttttgttaaaaaaacagAAGTAAGCCAAAATCAGAACCTTCTTTactcaaattttcatattccTGCGAAGCTTCAAAGAAATTTCCTACCtgcacaaaagaaaaagcagttcagagaaagaaaaatgttccATCTATGGATTAATGTCGGACATTTCTCCATCTCCAAGAGTAGTAATAGATAGAGAAAAATAGTACGGTTCTAGGTTTCATGGTACACACAGATGTACAggtccaaaaagaaaattagtaaACTTCACCATGCAGAGTGATCTGGCTAAGTTGATGGATATATCTCTGACATGAGACCTTGGAACTCTATCTGAAAAATGGCTAGTCGTGAGGTGTGCTAGACGATAAGCAGCAACAGCAGATTGATAATCCAATTGTGCCTCAAAAGCTAGTCCATTTAGATTATAGGATTCAGGGTAACAAGGTGCAAGTTGAACAGCCTGACGTATGCCTCCGAACACCTtgacataaaagaaaaatccattaAGGCACTCTGAAGCAAAAAAGGTTATCAAGTAGAATTTCATCTATCACTTGACAATAATCAGACCTGTGGAGATGAAAGATGGCATGCCTGCAGAGAAAGCTTGGCAAGTCCAATTTGAAATTCCGGCACCTACAAGGATAGTGCTTTTAGAACATTTTTTGTAGACAAAACACCAAGAGCCAACAGCTGCACAACaatcgaaaaaaatatatatatataaaaagtctACAAAAGAATGTTAGAAAGAAtagttttttcttccttttttatgtTTCCAAAGTTATCCAggcatttaaaaattaaatagttaataCTAAAACAGAGTACTTGATTTCATTTCTCTTAAAACTGAATCAATTTAAGCAAACCCTTTCAACAGATCGGTTTCAACGCTACTATATTGATGGTATTAGAGACAGTAAAATTACTGGTAGTATTGATGCAGCTCTCAAACAGCTCTCAAATGCTTCATCTGATGTGGACTCCCTGTAAAGTAAAAACTTCATAGGTAAAAGGGTGATATGCTACTCACAAAATGCATCCAGTACAACATCcatattttcttcatgatGATAAACACCTCAAAAGGAACATTTATATATCACCTAATATTCAAATCAGCCGACATGCCAGCCCAAGGTATTGCCAGAGATGGATCTATACTTCTGGCATAATTAAATGCCTGTCTTGCCAATTGCATCTCTCCCCTATTCCTGTATAGCTGTGTAAAGAAATGAGCAAGAAACGTAGAAGAGATCCAAGTTTAGGAACAACAAAATATTCATGATCATTAACTCAAGTATGATGTGCATGCTCCAACCAAACGGTTTCTAATCACATCCAATTCTCTCAATGTATtacaacaaaatatttgattcaCAAAGATCGATCCCCCAACTGAAGAAGGTTCTTCAGAACTACCACTTGCCACAAACTTACAAATAGATAGGAAAAAATTGCCCAGCTGACTTCCCTAGCAGAATAGATATGTGATCAACCATTAAGCACGTCTATGAACTAACTACTTTCATAAAAGAAAGGAGACATGTGCCAAATATTCTCTCAATGCGGTGATACAGTTCTCAGTAGGACCAGAAAGGTGCATTGGGAGTATAGGTGTAGATCATATCaccgaatattttattttgaaatatttcttaagttcattttcttttttccctttctttctaTCCTTTTTTGGACAGGAAACAGAACAActcaatctaaaaataaaaaaataaaaaataaaaagcaaaacATATAATGGGAGATAAGGAGTCTCCCTAGGAAGAGGGGTCGCTAAGAACCAGCCTGGTCCAAGTTAAtccagagaaaagaaaatttacaaaatttccTTGAACGGCATTCCAAAACAAGACTGTCAGGGAAATTGAAAGATACAGTATAATTCATTGTAGGAACCCAGTTGTTTTCTGAAAGAAACTTCTCGTGTGAGAATTCAATTTACATTTTAGTAGAAACTCATTGTAGGAAAGTAAAGTTTTGTCTTAGTAGTGTTTAAACCCAATGTAAAAGGCATgtagaatataatttatatggtaagatttggataaaaaaaaaaatgaagcctCGATGGTTAATAACAtgcatttgaaaaaaaaaatcaagtaacATCTTCGATTTCAACtaatgaatttaaaacaatacaGGTTCCTTGGAGCCTCGCTCGTGGCAGGTTAAATATCATGGACAGAGGAACCCTCGAATATCTTTATCTCTCAAGTATGCTTAATGCGCATAAACAGTGATAAATCTCCTAGTcaccttttcctttattacaactttaattttaGGTGTTGGAACTTCATGTGCCAACATTCAGATCTTACGTGGTGTgctcataaaatataaagatttaGAAATGCTCTCAAGCTGATGGTCTAAAGATAAAGCTAGAGTTTTGTGGTCATGTCCTCGCAGTGCTGCCATTTGAATCCTTTAGAAAGAATTAAACtcaaaaatattctcaaataaatttgattcttCAGTAAATTTTTGCAACTACATACTGTAGACAACCTCTTAGATTGGAGTGCTCTTAACGTTCCTCCTGTAGTACCCCCTTTCTATTTGATAAACTTAACTTGAGGCCTTTTGTGAGATTCCTCCTTGGCATAGGTACCCTTGTCCCACGGCTTTTAGGTTGCTTTTGTCTGGTCTGTTTTAATATTCCTCTCTGTTTCTCATTATGTAGGTGTGTTTTCGTATAAATATGGCACCAAAATCgaaagatggaaaaaaaaacaacttcgACCATTAAACTCATCAAATTCTAtcaattttaactttaaactttcaatttcatcaaattaatCTCAATATACAAGTATTGCAACCTTAATCCTATGTACTATTTTAACACATGAAAAAGTTTTCGCTTCAAAAATCACTCAAAcatgtatgacatgaaattgataaagctttagagaaaatattattggagctaaaaaaatgatgaaaggtatgaattttggagaaattagTCAATGGTTAATCAGTGTATAATCGAacttaaattaatgaatttatgaaGGTTTTTACATTGTCTTCTACTAAAATTGTAGGCAAAGTAGTGAAAATTGAACTGAGGGTAAAAATTAAAGCACTTACCTATACGatcaaatttgataaaattaatttgataaaattgaaagtttagggtCTAATTGACAAAATCAAACCTGATAAGTTCAGAGTCaaaattgattctttttttccaaTGGTAAATGTCCCAATCATAATCTTGAGAAT
This genomic interval carries:
- the LOC111784741 gene encoding tetratricopeptide repeat protein SKI3 codes for the protein MVKETECCDVPRLSPAATEPEIEKAYHIEEEVAVEKDHVRESGTPCITSRQLQDTVNAHPDDPSSHFKLGIFLWDTGRSHDKAVAADHFLKSAKLDPQNAAAFKYLGDYYASFSVDIERALKCYQRAVSLDVHDFHSGEALCDLLHREGKESLEVAICKEASSKSTRAFWAFRRLGYLQVFQKKWTEAVLSLQHAIRGYPSCANLWEALGLAYQRLGRFTAAIKSYARAIEIEGDRILAWVESGNIFLMLGLFKKRALEISPKSITAQFGLSSGLLGLAKECINRGAFKWASFLLEEASKVARGSTYLAGNLSCIWKLLGDIQHTYAKCYPWMEEDWGLCAESFRTSILSWKQTRSLALLSAKCSYQQALHLAPWEANIYTDIAITLDIISTLNGDSGSEFNSWQISEKMTLGALMLEGDNHEFWVAMGCISNHDALKQHAFIRALQLDGSLAGAWAYLGKLYRNRGEMQLARQAFNYARSIDPSLAIPWAGMSADLNIRESTSDEAFESCLRAASILPVPEFQIGLAKLSLQACHLSSPQVFGGIRQAVQLAPCYPESYNLNGLAFEAQLDYQSAVAAYRLAHLTTSHFSDRVPRSHVRDISINLARSLCMVGNFFEASQEYENLSKEGILDIEGLQVYAFSLWKLGKNDQALSTVRTLASCISTMEKTRTAASVGFICRLLYSISGLDSAINSIMKMPTHFFRSSKVSFVVAAIHAIDGCDRLDSIVLSCRSCLQSHEEITKMHILIALSKLIKHQTDNCLGFHSGVMHLRKALHAYPNSSLMRNLLGYLLLSNEERDDNHTATRCCNMLYGFDQQNKGLKSAYEIHGAGAVACYTIGTSHPRFSFPTCSYQCQNGIGTIRQLQKCLRQDPWNYDARYLLILNILQKAREERFPCHLRATIERLILVAFSNEPYFNKDTSHQYKKFQLLLCASEISLQGNDQIKCINYAKAASSISLPDNYLFYAHLLLCRAYAAENDSNNLRNEFIKCLDLKTDNYLGWVCLKFIASRYELHVESNSLELSFKKGSVESKDLQHVVMPVSGLVDGLIAFWSQDFMAAEKYFAQACSSGHDDGCLLLCHGVTCMELARQLCSPHFLRLAVNNMRPAELLFQMHLLAKQSKVGPDQLRVELCQSPLRWVLRAIHVNPSCMRYWKVLQSLWNEG